The sequence TGATTTCAAGCAAAGGTACAAAAAAGAATTCCAGGTGGCCTTGATTCAAATTAATAAGGAACAGAGTGTTACAGGCTTCGGCTCCAATTACAATAGAGCAATCTATGTCACATTGCAAGTGGGATGGAAAAGAATCAAAATGGTTCCAGTGTCCTCAATGggccatacatttaaaaaaaaagtctcaagTTCTCATCAGAGTTTGGAAAATGCTAATTCCCCTTCCTTCTATGACAGAAGAGGGCagaattagcccccccccctaagATGACCAGAGCTCTCCAAATTTTATCCCATCTCTTAGCAGCCATGCTGAGGTGAGAAGACTGCAGACATCACCTTGACCTGCATAACAAAAGGCACCAAGACTTTAGGCCAAACCACAATGTCTGGATTCCTGTGCATCAATGGAGCAGACGGTGGCTCACAAGTGACCAGTACAGACTGTGCAGTTCATACAGCTGGGTTCCCATGACAGAGGCTGCAAAGGAATCCTGGGGCAAAGGGCTTCCCCGTGGCTGGGACATGTCCTACCTTCGAAAGGCATGGCAAGCTGCATTTGGGGCAAGCCCCAAGAAGATCCCTAAGTTTACAGAAAGTGTTTCTGCATGCCTTTAGTGCTACAGGACCCTAGCAACAGGGGTATCACCCATGAGAGACTGCAGGAAAGGGTGTATTGCATTCAGATGCGCAATTACAGCAAAAAACGACCCACAGCCTCAAGCCCTCACATACTTTATTTATGCATCAAGCCAGCTTCCACATCGGTTTCACACACAATGCTGCTCTTTACTCAACAACACGCCGGATGGACTGAACCATTGGGGAAGTTGCCCCCCACTCGACAGGCTTGCTGTAGTCTCCTCTCTCCAGAAGGTACTGCCGGCCGCGGAAGTTGGGGTGTTCGTAGAAAACCCAGGCTCCCTCCAGGACTTTGCAGGAATGGATCTCCCGGAAATGAAATTGATCCATGATGGAAGGGCAGTCATCCATGTACTCATGCATTTGGCCACTGAAGTCACTCTTCTCAAAGAGCTGGATCTGGTATTTGCCTCCGCTGGGCTGGAACAAGAGAAgagagcatgggggtggggggggggttactgagGAGCTGAGCAGAGGGATGCATTGGCTCAGAGTCTGAAGAGTACTGAAACAAGCAGGAAAGCAAAGAATGCACCAAAATGGTGGATGCATCTCCAAGCCCATGAATACACCTAAGCCACCTGTGTGTGCTGTCAAGAGTATTCTTCTAGCTCCACTTTGTCACCTCATGATACACCAGAAAAACCTGTTCTGTAATTGACTGTGCAAGCGGGATGGTTGTATGTGGCATGTTCCTTCACCAGCAGACTCTCGGGCCCCTTTGTCAGACCCATCAGCTCGTGTTCCCCAACTGACCAGAGCTTGGTACATCTACAGAGCAAAAGACCCCATTCTCCAGCACCTCCCTGGCCACACAACACCAGGGGGCTTCTTGAGCACTGACAGGCAGCTATGTAAGGCTGCTGGGGAGCATGTTAACCAGGACTATGGACCAAGCAGTCCAGCCCAGCATGCTTTGGGGAATAAGTGCTCCGGTTACTAAACGTGTTCCAGCCATGCTTTCcataggaaaggaagggagatgaCCCCATGACAAAGCAGGAGCCACAAACGTGACAGATTCCCCCGGTAGAGCCAAATAAAAGATTTCAACAACCTgctccacctggagactggcaacccgaCTCAACAGTTCTTATCACATAACCATTGGGCAAAAAACATGAGGAGGTTAAACATAGAGAGGCAATCATAATCAGTACTCAAATGAACAAGAGTCCTGTAGCAACTGCAAgacaaacacatttttattctgagATTATACGAGAATGAGGGTTAttattagtcttcaaggtgctgcaggACACTTGTTTATTTTTGCTACAACACACTATTGTGAATAGCCCTCTGGAATTGTCAGTCTATGTGTGGGTCAGTCATTCCAGGTAAATTAACATGAGATAACATTCTGGTGACTTCTGCAAGCCCTAAGAAAGGAAATGGCCAAACGTATCCTGCTATTCAGACTTTGCGGTGTCTTGATAACAGATGTCCCAGACATTGTCAAATAgcaaatgtcccaggggcctggggagctgtgGCTCACAGGTAGAACATCTGTGTTGCATGTGGAAGACTCCAGGTTCAAACCTCGCCATCTCCAGATAGAAGAAGCAGATAACATGAAAGAcccggagagcccctgccagtcagtACAGACGAGACTGACCTTCAGAGACCAGGGGTCAAACTCAGTATAAAGGAGCTTTGTGTGCTCCACAccagaagggaaagaaatggCAGACTTACCATCTGAATGTATTTGCATGAGCTGATACGATCATTAAGGCCCATCCAGCGTTGGTATTCAGGATAGTCCCCGTGGGTCAGCACATACATGTTCCCTGCAAAGTTTGGTCGCTCATAGATCACCCAGGCACCTCCTTCCACGCGGATGGAATTACAACGGCTGAGGTCATTGTGGAAATCCGAACTGTCCCTGTCACATTCGTAACGGCGCCCCTGGAAGTTCTTCCCTTCGTAGAAGGTGATCTGAAAGACAAGCAAAGCATGGAAGAAGGCAAGCCGGTTTCTGCTAGACACAGCATGCAGCCTGGCTGAGCTAAGGGGCATCTTTTATTGCATCAGAGGACAACAATATCCTACACTTCCAAATGCATTACAAGGTGCTGAGATGTTGGGCTGAAACATTGCCCCAATGGATGGAAGAAGACATGCTTCTTAGGCAAAAATACCAACCACTGACTGTCTGTGGGTTTCAGGAAGTACATAGAGATATGGTAGGTGGAAATGACAACTCACTAGAGCAGAAAGGCATGGTGGTGGGTGGTGTTTTCTTCTTGCATCTCTTCTGTGTCGCATTAATAACAACCTGCCCTTGTATCTGCTCTGTCTATAGCCACCTCTTCCCCACTGTGTGCACCAGCACCAGCCACTAAAGCAAACATGGTTTTTGCTATCCACGTTACCCCTTGCAGAGCCCAGTAAGCTCCACCTCCTGGCCCCACTCAGGTACTAATGCTGTCAATACCACTAGCTGGTAGCAGCAGAAAACATTTCCCATTCGACAATTCCTCTTATCTTGGATTCAGAAGCACAATCTTCTGCCCAGAGCCTTTGCTTCTAGTTAGTCTCTAAACTCTCCATAGATTGGACATTCCCTAATGAGAGGGGAGCTAGTGATTCTGAAGCCAAAGGCAGGGTGGGTACTCCCAGAACCATTACCATCCCCACCCATGAAGGCCAAACATGTGTTTGCCTCATGTGAGGCAAGTGTGGACAGTTCCCACAACAGGAAGCAAGTGCCCAGGCCCAGGCAAAGCAGGTATGAGCTGGTGCCATTCTGAAGCAGGTAGTTGGATGCTCAATTGAGACAGGTGCAAGTAGTCACCATGGAGCCAGCCAGCTTCCTAAACTCTGCAGGGGCTGGGCACAAGCAGCTGTAACCCTGAAAGAAAGGCCTAAGCCCCAACCAGCACAGCTGATTTGCTATTCTTTCACACACCCTCTGTTGATTGAGTAAGGCCAGGGGCAGTCAGccctacacacacaaacacacaccgtGTGGGTCCTGGGACACCCGCCCCACTTGGCTAAGGCCATCTCTGGTCTCTAGAGTCTTTCTGCATGGAAGCTCATTAGCTAAGTTTAGGCTAGTCActttctcttagcctaacctaccttacatggGGGCTgttggaggagggaagaatgataTTATAAGTGGCTGTGGGTCCTCACTaaggagaaaagtaggatataaactTCTGAATGAATCAGTCAGAAGCCAAGCATTAACCATACACTTGATGGTCTTCTTGTAGCACTCCCATTAGCTTCACCCAAGAACCACATTCAGAATGGCCCAGTCTCCTCAAAGGCAGGaaagtcctgcccccccccctcccttggtaaTGTGGAAAGACAGTGCCAGAAAGATTCTGAGTTGAGGCTAATGGAAATGCTACAGTAAGAACAACAAGCGTACATGTAATGTTGATTTTTCTTTCATTGATTTAAGGTGAAATATTCAAATCAGCTGCAAAAGACAACAGACAGCGAAACTAAAAGGTCTTGAATGGAACCACGCTCAGAAATTAGGCACCCCTGATTGTAGTATCATAACTCTCCATGTGGATTTAGTACTCATAACATTCAACAGGTACACATGAATCTTATGCAGCTGCGTTACACCTAGTAGTCTCAAGAGAATAGATGTGGTATTTTGGGAACATACAATATTTCCTCAGGCAATGCAAAATCCCTGCCACAACACAAGTGAGAGTTCATGAGAAATCATCCAGACCACAGAGAATCAATATGTAACAAATGCACATTTATTGCACTGAAAACTAATCAAGTAGAAAGGCTGTAAGAGATGAAGATCAGTGACTAAGGCTGCTTATAGGTAACCTTTGTATAAATTACATGAAACCGACCTGTCAGGTTTGTAACCCATTGGGTTGCATCGTTGAATACTGCCCTCAataagcagaaaagaaaaaaccaCTCCAGATGAGAGCTAGACTAGCACCTTGACCGAGTTATCTttttattaaaacaacaacagcaaggaACAACACATGGAATAGCATTCCACTTATGGCCTTAAGTGCTATCATGCCAGCCTGACAGTGCCAAATGATAGCATAGAATGTCTAGGTCAGCCCAGTCCTTTGCTTTTTTGCTAAATCCCTCTGAGTTCAGTATTACATCCAAGTAAATGTGCATGGGACTCCAATCACAGTGAGTCAAGGCAGCCGTAGAGGCATCAGCACAACCTCTTTCACTGGTCATCGTATCATACAATCATACAGTGATAAATCATGAGCTACTCGGCTGAGATTCTAATCCTGAATTTGTTGCAAACCATGGAGCAATTGCAACATTTCTTTGTAGGCATGAAAGTAATCAATGGGGGCTCATGCAGCATTCCAAATTCCACAGCTACCTTGGTGTGGATCGTTATGCCTTGTAAATAAATAGTTATGCAAAGCATTTGGAGGTATTGTCACAATAAAAGGTCTCTTCCCCTATTGCTTCGGGTGCAAGAATAAATCTGCAATTAAAAATTACCACAGTATCACAAATGTCCTTTTCCTTGTCTTTTAGGGAACTAACAACACAAGCAAAAGGAAGATGGATATATCTGTCTGAAGTCACTGTTTCCAAATACGGATCTTGTCATAATAGAATTTAGTACTTTCAAATTTAGTATTttcagaaagggaaggaaaatccaTGAATGATTCTAGGCATTTTGATTTCCCAAAGTGGGTCTGTCTTATTCAGAAGTCCAGTTGTCCAGATTGGTACTGGGTAAACTGGCTAGGCAAGCTGCTATGAAGGGCTCTGGGAGGCCttgcctcccttcctgccttggtTTTAAATCAAGTTATACTGTGTTACTCAAGAGGGCCCTCAGCGTATTCCTGAGCGGTGGCAGCACCTTATGCTTGGATGGAGGCAGCGGCCTCTGACCCAAGAGAGCTAAGACCCTGCTGTCCTTCTGTTCTTGCCCCCATCGCCCACTGGTGGCCGCGGGAagcctggcagccctacttctGTGCCAAGCAGTTAAGACTTTCTCCCTTGCCtagagagaggggaggaagagagaggctaGAAGCGTACTTACCCGGCTTCCTGATTTAGACATGGTCAAGGCTGGATGTGATACCTTGGTGGAGGAGGAGATCTAGAAGCAGCTGCAAGGGCCAGGAGCGGGAAGCCTCGTTTTATAGTGAGCTCATTTTTAGGCAAAGCATTCGCTTCGTCATGAGAATGGGATCCAAAAATTGAGTCAGGGATTCTGAGCCTATTCAGGAGTTCTAGAAAAGCAAACAGGATTAGAAAATAAAGGCAGGCTTCATTACCCCCTTTATGTTCTAGCATAGCCTGTTGCATTATTAGCTTTTGAAAGCTTTGCTGAGTCAGAACCCCAAGACTGTTTTAGAAATATTcaatttttccccaaaaaaagTGCTTGCTATCTCAGTGGTGTGGGGCAATATGATTCCCCACCCCTACTTTGgctattatataattatataatttttaaatgactAGGATTAATTAGTATTAACATTAGAGCCATTTAGAGAAGCCCTTGAAACCAGAAAACAAGCCTGTGACACAAGcagcctggagaagggagagCGGGAAGGTGCCTTACTAACAAAGCAACATGTGCATAATAATTATGCAAGGAGTagtggggagggggttgaaaACTGCCCACCATTGGCTAAAAACCATTCTCTGTTTTGCATATTAACACCGTTCAGCTTCCCAGACTCCCATGGTATGGGAGCCTAAACTGGGTAAGGGGATTCCACGTAAACAAGCAAGAAAGCTAGAGTTTGCTAGCTTTCTGGTTTTCAGATAAGGGCACCTGCCAGTCGAACTTGTTCTTGTGTCTGTAAGCACATGCTTGTCATGCGGGTGCCTTCTGATGTTTTTAGAGGTACGGCATTTAAAAAGTAAGAGATGAAGCGAccttaattcagtggtcccccacTAATGGGTTTTCTAGTGCCCCTCTGCTTCTTCAGCAGCAGAAACCTTCTTCCAAGCCAAGTGTCAGTCCTGGCTTTCTTCTACCTCCTTGGTAGGCAGTGCTCCAGATAGCCTGCGATGGATGCTGGACTCTCAGCCTCCTAATATCTTGTGACTGGACCCTGGCACCCCATGTTGGACATTTAGCAGTGACACCTGCTAAGCCTTCTAAAAGCGCCCAACAACACTGAAGTCCCCGCCtgaaattatggggttttaattaATCCCGTTAGTCCTACCGCCAGTCTTTTACTAGAGTGGGAATGGGAAAATGTAGCCTCCTGAAAGGAATGGCCATGCTATACGCactaccctccccccacacacacaaacccaattCCTTCTACGTGGTACTCTTACGTCAGCTTATTCATCATACTTCAAGAGCAAGCCTCAGCAGGTCTTAACTCAGATTTCGACTTAAGTGTACTCAgcggagcttactcccaggaaagtaatGTTAGAATTGCACTATCAGAGTGGGGagggtgttgttgttttgtagAAAGATGCACATTAGAATTAATAAAGCTGATTAAAGGGTTTCAGTGAGCTATATGCACTGGGGGCAGCATATCACAGTAAAATCCCAAAATGGATATACTTGCAGTAAATATGAGAAAATAGCTCCAAAGGGATCGTAAAAGCTGA is a genomic window of Paroedura picta isolate Pp20150507F chromosome 8, Ppicta_v3.0, whole genome shotgun sequence containing:
- the CRYGS gene encoding gamma-crystallin S yields the protein MSKSGSRITFYEGKNFQGRRYECDRDSSDFHNDLSRCNSIRVEGGAWVIYERPNFAGNMYVLTHGDYPEYQRWMGLNDRISSCKYIQMPSGGKYQIQLFEKSDFSGQMHEYMDDCPSIMDQFHFREIHSCKVLEGAWVFYEHPNFRGRQYLLERGDYSKPVEWGATSPMVQSIRRVVE